Proteins from a single region of Undibacterium sp. KW1:
- a CDS encoding OmpA family protein, with protein MRWFSKTDLGSTFAKDCHVLLYGVFFDFNKATLKPESDSVLDKVAAMLKTDASIKAEVEGHTDNVGGDDYNLKLSDTRAASVRNWLVQHGIDAARLTSKGYGKSRPVADNGTDAGRARNRRVKLAKLSCKP; from the coding sequence ATGCGATGGTTTTCAAAGACCGATCTCGGCAGTACCTTCGCCAAGGATTGCCATGTACTCCTGTATGGCGTGTTCTTCGATTTCAACAAGGCCACGCTCAAGCCTGAGTCCGACAGTGTGCTGGACAAAGTCGCAGCCATGCTCAAGACCGACGCCAGCATCAAGGCCGAGGTAGAAGGCCATACCGACAATGTCGGTGGCGACGACTACAACCTCAAACTCTCTGACACCCGCGCCGCGAGTGTGCGCAACTGGCTGGTGCAGCATGGTATCGATGCTGCGCGTCTGACTTCCAAAGGCTATGGCAAGTCACGTCCTGTTGCTGATAACGGCACAGACGCAGGCCGTGCACGTAACCGCAGGGTGAAGCTGGCGAAATTGAGTTGCAAACCTTGA
- a CDS encoding chromate transporter, with product MNDESPMLDLCLHLSILSMMAVGGGLVMMAPDISHFVVTEKHWVTSAQFASAYAIAQAAPGPNLLFISLVGWLIAGWTGAILTTLAVIIPSTILTLSVISLDTSNYNIRLTAAVRDTFAPISIGFLLATACLFTQLDTASWRTDVITLLTAIIVVRSKLNPVILIAAGAGAGMLHLI from the coding sequence ATGAATGACGAATCCCCCATGCTGGACCTGTGCCTGCATCTGTCCATCCTGTCGATGATGGCAGTTGGCGGCGGGCTGGTGATGATGGCACCCGACATCAGCCATTTTGTCGTCACTGAAAAACACTGGGTCACCAGCGCCCAGTTCGCCTCAGCCTATGCCATCGCCCAGGCAGCGCCCGGCCCCAATCTCTTGTTCATCTCTCTGGTAGGCTGGCTCATCGCTGGCTGGACAGGCGCGATACTGACGACACTTGCAGTCATCATCCCGTCAACGATATTGACCTTATCCGTTATCAGCCTGGATACCTCCAACTACAACATACGCCTGACAGCGGCCGTGCGCGACACCTTTGCCCCTATCTCGATAGGTTTCTTGCTGGCCACTGCCTGCCTGTTCACCCAACTCGACACTGCCAGCTGGCGCACTGACGTGATTACCTTGCTTACAGCCATCATTGTCGTGCGCAGCAAACTGAACCCGGTCATACTGATCGCTGCCGGGGCAGGTGCAGGGATGTTGCATTTGATCTGA
- a CDS encoding chromate transporter, which yields MLNPPLSTLVANDAASISAWRLFLVFSKIAMTGFGGVMPFAYRALVEQYRWLTAEEFARYLALSQVLPGPTICNVALMIGKRYAGIPGALAAMAGLIIAPFLLVIALGVAYQRFGKLAVVQDALTGMTAVAAGLVLSTALKMAMSLFGKNAQSAEPDKSRLFNSRISLQVVLMALAFAGLALLKFRLIIVFVLLALPGSVAAYFLKDKNE from the coding sequence ATGCTGAATCCGCCTTTATCCACTCTGGTTGCCAATGATGCTGCCAGCATCTCCGCGTGGCGCCTGTTCCTGGTGTTTTCAAAAATAGCGATGACAGGTTTTGGCGGCGTCATGCCCTTTGCCTACCGGGCATTGGTCGAGCAATACCGCTGGCTCACCGCAGAAGAATTCGCCCGCTACCTGGCCCTGAGCCAAGTCTTGCCCGGCCCTACAATCTGCAATGTCGCCCTGATGATAGGCAAGCGCTATGCCGGTATCCCAGGTGCGCTGGCAGCGATGGCAGGCCTGATCATTGCCCCTTTTTTGCTGGTGATCGCGCTCGGCGTTGCCTACCAGCGTTTTGGCAAACTGGCCGTGGTGCAAGATGCATTGACAGGTATGACAGCCGTGGCAGCGGGCCTGGTGTTGTCAACAGCGCTCAAGATGGCAATGTCCTTGTTTGGAAAAAATGCCCAGAGTGCGGAGCCAGACAAAAGCAGGCTGTTCAACAGCAGGATCAGTTTGCAGGTGGTATTGATGGCGCTGGCCTTTGCCGGGCTGGCTCTGCTCAAGTTTCGCCTGATTATTGTTTTCGTATTGCTGGCCTTACCAGGCAGCGTGGCTGCTTATTTTCTGAAAGACAAAAATGAATGA
- a CDS encoding LysR family transcriptional regulator: MKIDILGVQAFVAIADHGSFNKAADVLFVTQTAVTQRLRNLEIFLGVTLLERTTRSIALTRTGQDFLPQARRLLQELSAALTEIRETGKALRGDVSIACIPTAGVRYLPQVIREYSALFPDNRIKILDHASVGVAEAVLRREAEFGINLAGPNHPELSTTPLLEDRFVLVCRDDHALARRKSLSWSQLQPYPLIFAGQASGNRALLDGYLGAENMHGGRSAQDGQAGLSLQIHYEVQRNSTALGLVDAGIAAAIVPNLAMQKANYPRLRVIRLQDPVISRTLVLVARKAARLSPAAQLLYDMIRDSRVVK, encoded by the coding sequence ATGAAAATCGATATTCTCGGTGTGCAGGCTTTTGTGGCCATCGCCGACCATGGCAGTTTTAACAAGGCGGCTGATGTGCTGTTTGTCACGCAAACGGCGGTAACGCAGCGACTGCGCAATCTGGAGATTTTTTTGGGCGTGACCTTGCTCGAAAGAACCACCCGCTCCATCGCCCTGACCAGGACCGGGCAAGACTTTTTGCCGCAAGCAAGAAGGTTATTGCAAGAACTGTCCGCCGCCCTGACCGAGATACGCGAAACCGGCAAGGCCCTGCGCGGTGATGTGTCGATTGCCTGCATACCAACAGCGGGGGTGCGCTACCTGCCGCAAGTCATCCGCGAATATTCTGCACTATTCCCGGATAACCGTATCAAGATACTCGACCATGCATCAGTCGGCGTGGCAGAGGCCGTGCTACGGCGCGAGGCTGAATTTGGTATCAACCTCGCTGGCCCTAACCATCCTGAACTGAGCACCACGCCTTTGCTGGAAGACCGCTTCGTGCTGGTTTGCCGTGATGATCATGCACTGGCCAGACGCAAAAGCCTGTCGTGGTCACAATTGCAGCCCTACCCTTTGATCTTTGCCGGGCAGGCCAGCGGCAACCGAGCGCTGCTCGATGGTTACCTGGGCGCAGAGAATATGCATGGTGGCCGGAGTGCGCAAGATGGGCAGGCGGGTTTAAGCCTGCAGATACATTATGAGGTACAGCGCAACTCCACCGCACTGGGCCTGGTCGATGCCGGTATTGCAGCCGCCATCGTGCCCAATCTCGCCATGCAAAAAGCCAACTACCCGCGCCTGCGCGTGATCAGGCTGCAAGACCCTGTGATTTCGCGAACCCTGGTGCTGGTGGCCCGCAAGGCCGCCCGCCTGTCACCGGCGGCGCAGTTGTTATATGACATGATCAGGGATAGCCGGGTGGTCAAATAA
- a CDS encoding DUF6882 domain-containing protein — MALLTTNAQARQQGWEQVLSASADYSAATQKALDDDYQVSSYEHWDLDQVTGELTFSDGGVVKLSARIEFVGSYSDRSKTWLWSWGNSTITPALYKRMDVLRSLGAKHRFNKLTQRSWPAQLSDGWEMATVANYLLKTKGIYRVPFETGFVFLLITDIRKV, encoded by the coding sequence TTGGCTCTGCTAACGACAAACGCCCAGGCCCGCCAACAAGGCTGGGAGCAAGTTCTGAGCGCTAGTGCAGACTATTCAGCAGCCACCCAAAAAGCGCTTGATGATGATTACCAGGTTTCCAGCTATGAACACTGGGACCTTGACCAGGTTACAGGTGAGCTCACATTTTCAGATGGGGGTGTGGTCAAGCTCAGTGCCAGAATTGAGTTTGTCGGTTCTTATTCTGATCGCAGCAAGACCTGGCTATGGAGCTGGGGTAATTCCACCATCACCCCAGCCTTATACAAACGCATGGATGTGCTAAGGAGCCTCGGTGCAAAACACCGGTTCAACAAACTGACGCAACGCAGCTGGCCTGCGCAATTGTCAGATGGATGGGAAATGGCAACCGTGGCCAATTATCTGCTCAAGACCAAGGGTATTTACCGCGTGCCGTTTGAGACCGGCTTTGTGTTTTTACTGATTACTGATATCAGGAAAGTGTAG
- the soxR gene encoding redox-sensitive transcriptional activator SoxR: MAQINPQDIGKPLAVGEVAARSGVAVSAIHFYEARGLIHSQRNAGNQRRYARDVLRRIAVIKVAQRLGISLASIQTALAELPEGRTPTVADWARLSKRWKAELDERINNLMELREQLGDCIGCGCLSIKACKLRNPLDALSEEGAGARLLGTAQLISKMNADPLD, encoded by the coding sequence ATGGCACAAATCAATCCGCAAGATATAGGCAAACCGCTGGCTGTCGGTGAGGTGGCGGCACGCAGTGGTGTCGCTGTGTCAGCCATTCACTTCTATGAAGCCAGGGGGCTCATACACAGCCAGCGCAATGCAGGCAACCAGCGCCGTTATGCGCGCGATGTCTTGCGCCGCATCGCCGTCATCAAGGTCGCGCAGCGCCTGGGCATTTCGCTTGCATCCATACAAACCGCCCTGGCAGAATTACCTGAAGGCCGCACACCCACCGTGGCCGACTGGGCCAGGTTGTCAAAACGCTGGAAGGCAGAACTCGATGAACGCATCAATAATCTCATGGAATTGCGTGAACAACTGGGCGACTGCATAGGCTGCGGCTGCCTGTCCATCAAGGCCTGCAAGTTGCGTAACCCGCTGGATGCCTTGTCAGAAGAGGGGGCGGGGGCCAGGTTGCTGGGAACAGCTCAACTCATCTCTAAAATGAATGCTGATCCGCTTGATTGA
- a CDS encoding ester cyclase encodes MTTENQVEQNHTGQHHTEHNLQLVRRLYEDCFNTGNLDLVPQMISTDFVSNRGEHGQVEFAANIAGLRKAFPDVNFAIEDIFGAADKVAVRWTFSATHSGPFAGFPATGKAVKQQGNVIYRIKDGKIAQAWVQIDRLGLIQQLELNA; translated from the coding sequence ATGACGACAGAAAATCAAGTTGAACAGAACCACACCGGACAACATCACACCGAACACAATCTTCAACTCGTGCGCCGCCTGTATGAAGACTGCTTCAATACCGGCAATCTTGATCTTGTACCACAGATGATCTCCACTGATTTTGTTAGCAACCGTGGCGAGCATGGTCAAGTGGAATTCGCCGCCAATATCGCGGGCTTGCGCAAGGCTTTTCCTGATGTGAATTTTGCCATTGAAGATATCTTTGGCGCAGCTGACAAAGTGGCAGTCAGGTGGACCTTCAGCGCCACTCACAGTGGCCCTTTTGCTGGCTTTCCTGCTACAGGCAAGGCAGTAAAGCAGCAGGGCAATGTGATTTACAGGATCAAGGATGGCAAGATCGCCCAGGCCTGGGTGCAGATAGACAGGCTGGGTTTGATACAGCAATTGGAGCTTAATGCATAG
- a CDS encoding NAD(P)H-binding protein, with amino-acid sequence MAKRTVIIAGATGMVGKEILAGLLADDTVAEVHSLGRRPPTVQHPKLRTHIVNFSSLPVLPQADDVYLALGTTIKVAGSQQAFRALDYDANLAVARAAQAAGVKKLGLVSAMGADANSSVFYNRVKGELENALEKMAFEGMVFARPSLLVGERAVLGQPERRGEKLGLAISKLIGFLIPANYRPIAATAVAKALLSQVPQAQGKTILLSGAMH; translated from the coding sequence ATGGCAAAGCGAACCGTCATCATCGCCGGGGCCACCGGCATGGTGGGTAAAGAAATTCTTGCTGGCCTTCTGGCTGATGATACCGTGGCTGAAGTACACAGCCTTGGCCGCAGGCCACCAACGGTGCAGCATCCCAAGCTGCGGACACATATCGTCAATTTCTCCAGTCTGCCAGTTTTACCGCAGGCAGATGACGTGTATCTGGCGCTCGGCACCACCATCAAGGTCGCCGGCAGCCAGCAGGCTTTTCGTGCCTTAGACTACGATGCCAACCTGGCTGTCGCCAGGGCGGCGCAGGCTGCGGGCGTCAAAAAGCTGGGGCTGGTCAGTGCGATGGGGGCTGACGCGAATTCCAGCGTCTTCTATAACCGCGTCAAAGGTGAGCTCGAAAACGCCCTGGAGAAAATGGCGTTTGAAGGCATGGTCTTTGCACGACCTTCGCTACTGGTTGGCGAAAGGGCAGTGCTGGGGCAGCCAGAGCGGCGCGGAGAAAAGCTGGGCCTGGCGATCAGCAAGCTAATCGGTTTTCTGATCCCTGCCAATTACCGGCCCATTGCGGCAACTGCCGTTGCCAAAGCTTTGCTGAGCCAGGTACCGCAAGCGCAAGGTAAAACGATCTTGCTTTCTGGTGCTATGCATTAA
- a CDS encoding L-2-amino-thiazoline-4-carboxylic acid hydrolase: MAANIHPTAHPYYESHRAAMEAAMRQRLDLAGTMLREQAQLSDIDAIRQEVMDEFDIVLTHMPYVGGAASRMSDFFMRLLGFMAISRVLRRHGVALSVIGDIERETYKAQLLSLPEADRLASGDQFMSAENQALLREQAAQSATASHQQAFPQDFVYDFVEPGPGDKFEFGINYKACGFCKFAACHGDKEILPNICGLDFVAYAARGIHLERTQTLAGGASHCDFRFSKLTVG; encoded by the coding sequence ATGGCTGCAAATATCCATCCCACCGCCCATCCCTATTACGAATCGCACCGCGCCGCAATGGAGGCGGCAATGCGCCAGCGCCTTGATCTTGCCGGAACAATGTTGCGTGAACAAGCGCAACTGTCCGACATCGATGCGATCAGACAAGAAGTGATGGACGAGTTCGACATCGTGCTCACCCACATGCCGTATGTTGGTGGCGCGGCAAGCAGGATGAGCGATTTCTTCATGCGCCTGCTGGGTTTTATGGCCATCAGCCGGGTGCTGCGGCGACATGGCGTGGCGCTGTCTGTCATTGGCGACATCGAGCGCGAAACCTACAAAGCACAATTGCTGAGCTTGCCAGAAGCAGATCGCCTCGCGTCGGGCGATCAATTCATGTCAGCAGAAAACCAGGCTTTGCTGCGCGAGCAGGCTGCGCAAAGTGCGACAGCAAGCCATCAGCAAGCGTTTCCGCAAGATTTTGTATATGACTTTGTCGAGCCTGGCCCAGGCGACAAGTTTGAATTTGGCATCAACTACAAGGCCTGCGGCTTTTGCAAATTCGCAGCCTGCCACGGCGATAAAGAAATCCTGCCTAACATTTGCGGGCTGGATTTTGTGGCCTATGCAGCACGGGGCATACACCTCGAAAGAACGCAAACCCTGGCGGGCGGTGCGAGTCACTGTGATTTTCGCTTCTCAAAGCTGACAGTTGGCTGA
- a CDS encoding MFS transporter — protein sequence MTVASITPPQQINQPARIVAGTPAFRHITRAMIFGGFSTFSLLYSMQPLMPSLALQFALSPAQSSWVLSISTLSLAFSLLISSAISERIGRKPMMVAALALAAIATVLCALTQDFSQLLLLRGLLGFALGGMPAVAVAYMGEEIEAAAMGTAVGLYIAGSAMGGMIGRLLSALLSDHFGWRTAMAVIGVAGIYAAWEFWRSLPLARNFKPAARVWGSLHQGLRLHLSDGGLCMLFCLAFMLTGCFVSVYNYIGYRLQGTPFGFSQSTAGTIALLYVLGMGSSVWVGRLVDRIGRRGVLWIVLLVMMAGLLLSLSNSLYIMIPGVALFTFGFFASHSVASSWVARRAQAYKAVASAIYLCFYYLGSSLIGSFTGVVWASHGWAGVVMLLAGILSVGLAITLRLRTLVPVVAV from the coding sequence ATGACCGTCGCCAGCATTACCCCGCCGCAGCAAATAAACCAGCCAGCCCGTATCGTCGCAGGCACGCCAGCATTCCGGCATATCACCCGCGCCATGATCTTTGGTGGCTTCTCTACCTTTTCACTGTTGTATAGCATGCAACCGCTGATGCCTTCGCTGGCTTTGCAATTTGCGCTGAGTCCGGCGCAAAGCAGCTGGGTCTTGTCGATATCGACTTTGTCGCTGGCGTTTTCATTACTGATTTCCAGCGCCATCAGCGAGCGCATAGGCCGCAAGCCCATGATGGTGGCGGCGCTGGCATTGGCAGCGATTGCCACGGTGTTGTGCGCGCTGACGCAAGATTTTAGCCAGTTGTTGCTCTTGCGCGGCCTGCTGGGTTTTGCCCTTGGTGGTATGCCTGCAGTGGCGGTGGCGTACATGGGGGAAGAGATAGAGGCCGCAGCCATGGGCACGGCAGTGGGTCTGTATATTGCAGGCAGTGCCATGGGTGGCATGATAGGGCGCTTGCTGTCTGCCCTGTTGAGTGATCATTTTGGCTGGCGCACGGCGATGGCAGTGATAGGCGTGGCCGGTATCTATGCCGCGTGGGAATTCTGGCGCAGCCTGCCGCTGGCACGCAACTTCAAACCGGCGGCAAGGGTCTGGGGCAGCCTGCACCAGGGCTTGCGTCTGCATTTGTCAGATGGTGGCCTGTGCATGCTGTTTTGCCTGGCCTTCATGCTGACAGGCTGCTTTGTCAGTGTGTATAACTACATAGGTTACCGTCTGCAAGGCACACCGTTTGGCTTTAGCCAGAGTACCGCAGGCACGATTGCCTTGCTATATGTGCTGGGCATGGGCAGCTCGGTCTGGGTAGGGCGTCTGGTAGATCGCATAGGCCGCCGTGGTGTGCTGTGGATAGTCTTGCTGGTCATGATGGCGGGTTTGCTGCTGAGCCTGTCCAATTCACTGTACATCATGATCCCTGGCGTGGCCCTGTTCACCTTTGGATTCTTTGCCTCACATTCAGTCGCCAGCAGCTGGGTCGCGCGCCGTGCGCAGGCTTACAAGGCAGTCGCCTCTGCAATTTACCTGTGTTTTTATTACCTCGGTTCCAGCCTCATTGGTTCATTCACTGGCGTGGTCTGGGCCAGCCACGGCTGGGCGGGCGTGGTCATGCTGCTGGCTGGCATACTCAGTGTGGGTCTGGCGATTACCCTGCGCTTGCGTACTTTGGTGCCTGTGGTGGCTGTCTGA
- a CDS encoding LysR substrate-binding domain-containing protein, with protein MELRHLKYFIAVAEELHFTRAAERLHIGQPPLSHAIQMLEADVGAQLFERSKRWVRLTEAGKLFLQDARHILALAEQASENARRAQRGETGELRIGFTFSTPFTPLFATVINGYREQYPDVTLTLREMATNKQLEALSQHHLDVGFIRPPEGGELARGVSSPLRFRKLREDPLVAVLPSTHVLAKKKKVPMKDLAQEAFIMYPPSAGTGIYPHILRLCHTAGFAPRIAQEANDASTIIGLVAAGCGISILPGSFYTIHFDGICYRPIADAGATTSLLLAQRKGEVSPLVEAFVKLAGGLV; from the coding sequence ATGGAACTCCGCCACCTCAAATACTTCATCGCCGTCGCCGAAGAACTGCACTTCACCCGTGCGGCGGAGCGGCTGCACATAGGCCAGCCACCTTTAAGCCATGCGATACAAATGCTGGAAGCCGATGTCGGTGCGCAGTTATTTGAGCGTAGCAAACGCTGGGTGCGCCTGACGGAAGCGGGCAAGCTGTTCTTGCAGGATGCGCGGCATATCCTGGCGCTGGCTGAGCAGGCCAGCGAAAACGCCCGCCGCGCCCAGCGTGGCGAGACGGGCGAGCTGCGCATAGGTTTTACCTTCTCGACGCCGTTCACACCCCTGTTTGCCACCGTCATCAACGGCTACCGCGAGCAATACCCGGATGTGACACTGACATTGCGCGAGATGGCGACCAACAAGCAACTCGAAGCACTCAGCCAGCATCATCTTGATGTGGGTTTCATACGTCCGCCAGAAGGCGGTGAACTGGCACGCGGAGTATCGTCACCGCTACGCTTTCGCAAGCTGCGTGAAGACCCGCTGGTAGCCGTGCTGCCGAGCACGCATGTGCTGGCAAAAAAGAAAAAAGTGCCCATGAAAGACCTGGCACAAGAAGCCTTCATCATGTACCCACCCAGCGCAGGCACCGGCATTTACCCGCACATTTTGCGGCTATGCCATACCGCAGGCTTTGCCCCGAGAATCGCGCAAGAAGCGAATGACGCCTCCACCATCATCGGCCTGGTGGCTGCTGGCTGCGGCATCTCCATCTTGCCGGGTTCGTTTTACACCATCCATTTTGATGGCATCTGCTACCGGCCTATTGCTGATGCGGGGGCAACCACCTCGCTACTGCTGGCGCAGCGCAAGGGCGAGGTGTCGCCATTGGTGGAAGCTTTTGTGAAGCTGGCTGGCGGGCTGGTGTGA
- a CDS encoding MIP/aquaporin family protein, with the protein MSMARRLVAEGLGTALLLAVVVGSGIMAERLAGGNVAIALLANAIATGAGLIALILMFGPVSGAHFNPVVTLSEAYQQNLPSRDVLPYILLQVLGAFAGVAAAHAMFDLPLFFASAHARTGMAQWWSEFVASFGLIAVIISTSRSRPAVTPFAVAAYITAAYWFTSSTSFANPAVTLARAASNSFAGIRPVDAPGFIIAQLLGAAVATLVFCWLYPARPVAEQ; encoded by the coding sequence ATGAGCATGGCAAGACGTCTGGTGGCAGAAGGTTTGGGCACCGCCTTGTTGCTGGCTGTCGTGGTGGGATCGGGCATCATGGCAGAGCGGCTGGCGGGTGGCAATGTTGCGATTGCGCTGCTGGCCAATGCCATTGCCACGGGCGCGGGTCTGATCGCATTGATATTGATGTTTGGCCCCGTCTCGGGTGCGCACTTCAACCCTGTCGTGACATTGTCTGAGGCTTATCAACAAAACCTGCCATCCAGGGATGTGCTGCCGTATATCCTGCTACAAGTGCTGGGTGCCTTTGCCGGAGTAGCGGCGGCGCATGCCATGTTTGACCTGCCGCTGTTCTTTGCCTCGGCACATGCACGCACCGGCATGGCACAGTGGTGGAGTGAGTTTGTCGCCAGCTTTGGCCTGATCGCGGTCATCATCAGCACCAGCCGCAGCCGCCCGGCGGTGACACCATTTGCGGTGGCGGCCTATATCACGGCGGCATACTGGTTCACTTCTTCAACCTCATTTGCCAACCCCGCAGTGACGCTGGCACGGGCGGCCAGTAATAGCTTTGCGGGCATACGCCCTGTCGATGCGCCGGGTTTTATCATTGCGCAATTGCTGGGGGCGGCGGTGGCGACGCTGGTGTTTTGCTGGTTGTATCCGGCTCGCCCGGTTGCTGAGCAATAG
- a CDS encoding arsenate reductase ArsC, which yields MNVLFLCTGNSCRSILGEATFNHLAPAGWHAMSAGSKPTGEVHPRSLALLAREGISTTGYASKSWDNLPATPDIVITVCASAAGETCPAYLGPVLRTHWGVADPAHVSGTDEEIDAAFMTAYRILRARIEAMLALPLETLAQDRQKFKAALDQIGEITP from the coding sequence ATGAACGTCTTGTTTCTGTGTACCGGCAATTCCTGCCGTTCCATCCTCGGTGAGGCCACTTTCAATCATCTGGCCCCTGCAGGCTGGCATGCCATGAGTGCGGGTAGCAAGCCAACGGGGGAAGTACACCCGCGTTCGCTGGCATTGCTGGCGCGGGAAGGTATTTCGACCACGGGCTATGCCAGCAAATCATGGGACAATCTGCCAGCCACACCGGACATCGTCATCACCGTCTGCGCCAGTGCTGCGGGTGAAACCTGCCCGGCTTATCTGGGGCCAGTGTTGCGCACCCACTGGGGTGTGGCAGACCCTGCCCATGTCAGCGGGACAGATGAAGAAATCGACGCTGCCTTCATGACTGCCTACCGCATCCTGCGTGCCCGCATCGAGGCCATGCTTGCGCTGCCGCTGGAAACCCTGGCGCAGGACAGGCAAAAGTTCAAGGCCGCGCTGGACCAGATAGGCGAGATCACCCCATGA
- a CDS encoding helix-turn-helix transcriptional regulator → METKAALLALAALAQESRLAVFRLLVRAGPQGRAATKIGEELGIPASSLSFHLKELSHAGLVQSRQAGRFVIYSANITTMNQMLGFLTENCCGGNPCTPVQVQQCAAE, encoded by the coding sequence ATGGAAACCAAAGCAGCATTACTGGCACTGGCCGCGCTGGCGCAAGAGTCACGCCTGGCGGTGTTCCGCCTGCTGGTGCGGGCTGGTCCGCAAGGCAGGGCCGCCACCAAAATAGGTGAAGAGCTGGGCATACCTGCCTCTTCCTTGTCGTTTCACCTCAAAGAGCTGTCGCATGCCGGGCTGGTGCAGTCACGCCAGGCGGGGCGCTTTGTCATTTACTCGGCGAATATCACGACGATGAACCAGATGCTGGGCTTTTTGACTGAAAACTGCTGTGGCGGCAATCCATGCACGCCGGTACAGGTGCAGCAATGTGCCGCTGAATAA
- a CDS encoding helix-turn-helix transcriptional regulator, with protein MSTTCCTTEPTVLEMDFQPEEIAALCKALGHPARVKLLKHLSNYGECFFGSLTDILPLAASTISQHVSILKEAGLILGSADEQRVCYCVNEVRLAQFKKLVAGL; from the coding sequence ATGTCCACCACTTGCTGCACGACTGAACCTACCGTTCTGGAGATGGATTTCCAGCCAGAAGAGATTGCTGCGCTATGCAAGGCGCTGGGGCATCCTGCGCGGGTCAAGCTGCTCAAGCACTTGTCCAATTATGGCGAATGTTTTTTTGGCAGCCTGACCGACATCCTGCCACTGGCAGCATCGACGATATCGCAGCATGTGAGCATACTCAAAGAAGCGGGCCTGATATTGGGCTCGGCTGACGAGCAACGTGTTTGCTATTGTGTCAATGAAGTACGTCTGGCGCAGTTCAAGAAGCTGGTAGCGGGTCTTTGA